TCCAATATCTTTTTTGCAAGGATTGCAGAGATTTATGGATTTTAGTTTGGCCAATATTGTTACCGCGTTAAACAAGTTTTTGATTGGAATAGGACTAACTTTGTTGATGTATGAAATAACGGGAACTATGGCGGGAATATTCATTGGGGCTTTGTTGTCGTTTATTATAGTTTGCCTTTTATTAAAAAGGAACTTAAATCTAACAATAGGAGCGGAATTATCCAAATGGCTTTCCCGCCTTTTAAAATTTGCCTTACCTTCTTCTTTAACCTTGATTTCTCTTGCGGTTCTTTTTAATGTGGATGTTGTTTTGGTGAAACATTTTTTTAGCGAAGAAGTTTCTGGAATATATTCAAGTATGGCGATTATAGGAAGAATTTTATTTTTCGGCGCAAGCACGGTGGGACTGGTTTTGTTTCCTATATCTTCCGAAAGTCACGCCAAAGGGGAAAACACCAGCAAAGTGTTTTTAAATTCTTTAGTGTTAACAACAGGTATTCTGCTTTGTGGTCTTTTTGTATTTATGGTTTTTCCAAAGTTTGTGGTTCTGACTTTGTTTGGGGCAAATTACTTGAGAGCGGTAGAGTTTCTCCCAAAATTTACGCTATTTATGTTTTTATATACACTTATTTATTTGTTTTCGCAGTATTTTTTATCTGTTTATAAGATGAAAATCGGTGTTGTTTTGGCAATAGGCGCGTTACTGCAGGTTATTTTAATTTGGTTTAGACATAAAAGTCTTATGATGGTGGTGGATAATTTGGTTTATGTTAATGTGATATTGTTTGTGGTTTTGTTGGGGTACTATATATTAAATTTAAAATTCAAAGGTTTTTCGTCATTGCGAGGAACGAGCCGCAGGCGAGAGACGAAGCAATCCCCTTGAGATTGCTTCGTCGTCACTTCGTTCCTTCTCGCAATGACGATAGAATGGAGTTTATAACGATGGATTTATCTGTTATAGTTCCTTGCTATAAGCAGGAAAACACAATTAAACAGGATTTAAAAAACATTTTGTCCGATCTGGATAAAACTCGTTTTTCTTATGAACTTATTGCAGTGGTGGATGGGTTTTTGGATAAAACATATCCGCGAGCAAAACAAATGAGAAATCCAAAACTTCGTGTTCACGGCTACAAAACAAACAAAGGAAAAGGATATGCCGTCCGTTATGGCATGGCTCGCGCAAAGGGGGATTTTGTAGCTTTTATAGACAGCGGTATGGATATAGACCCAAACGGCATCTCTTTGATTATGGAACATATGTATTGGTATGACGCGGATGTTATGGTGGGCAGTAAAAGGCATCCCGCCAGTAAACTGGTTTATCCCGCTAGAAGGAAGTTTTTCTCCATTGGTTTGCAATATCTTCAAAGACTTCTTTTTGGATTAAAACTTAGAGACACTCAAGCGGGTTTGAAAGTGTTTAAGAGGGGGGTACTTGAAAAGGTTCTGCCACGGCTTATTATAAAAAGGTTTGCTTTTGATATTG
The DNA window shown above is from Patescibacteria group bacterium and carries:
- a CDS encoding oligosaccharide flippase family protein; its protein translation is PISFLQGLQRFMDFSLANIVTALNKFLIGIGLTLLMYEITGTMAGIFIGALLSFIIVCLLLKRNLNLTIGAELSKWLSRLLKFALPSSLTLISLAVLFNVDVVLVKHFFSEEVSGIYSSMAIIGRILFFGASTVGLVLFPISSESHAKGENTSKVFLNSLVLTTGILLCGLFVFMVFPKFVVLTLFGANYLRAVEFLPKFTLFMFLYTLIYLFSQYFLSVYKMKIGVVLAIGALLQVILIWFRHKSLMMVVDNLVYVNVILFVVLLGYYILNLKFKGFSSLRGTSRRRETKQSP
- a CDS encoding glycosyltransferase, with protein sequence MDLSVIVPCYKQENTIKQDLKNILSDLDKTRFSYELIAVVDGFLDKTYPRAKQMRNPKLRVHGYKTNKGKGYAVRYGMARAKGDFVAFIDSGMDIDPNGISLIMEHMYWYDADVMVGSKRHPASKLVYPARRKFFSIGLQYLQRLLFGLKLRDTQAGLKVFKRGVLEKVLPRLIIKRFAFDIELLVVIKHLGYSRIFEAPIKVNWAENSLKSDWETLIKSSWNFFVDMLGVFYRLNILGYYDDKSKRKWVYDKELAMRVNV